ACTCCAACTGTAGCGCTAACAGTGGCCCCACATATACCTCGAACCCAACCTGACTACCAGTAGGGAGACTTCCTGATTATTTCTTCATGTCAGTCTGTAGACATCATCAGGATCACTAGGGTTTTCGGTTTTCTGTTGCCTGCAATTTTCATGATGTTTCCTTTTATATTGCAGAGACCTAAGGGGCAATTCCTTTCATTGTGACTGCAAATTAAAATGGCTGGTAGAATGGCTTGATAAAACCAATGCAACAGTGGAGCAGATTTATTGTGAAAGCCCTCCCGAATATAAAGGACGCAAAATCAACAGCCTGTCCGCTAAAGATTTTGATTGCATAACTACAGGTAAATGTGACCAGAAATAAAAGGGCATCATTTATTGAATAATGTGGACAGGAGCGCATGTGTTTTATTGTTTTAGATGTGTTAACTATTTTATCTGAAAAAACTTTTATCTACAATATATAGACGGTACAACAGCAGATGAATGTTTTATGTGACGGCAGGAATATAATGAAGCTTCGGTGCTTGGGCTGAAAATGTCCCATAAATTAAAATGTCTGTATAccccatattaaaggggttgtgccaaatcTTCAAGTAATCCCCTATTCATAGAATGTGGAAAACCTAACTGTTTCATGGGAGTCTGACCactgggatccccactgatccTGCGAATAGGGGTTTGGTTCCCGTGTCCTGATGGAGCAGTGGGCTTAGCATGCACCTTGCTGCTTCATTTATTCTTTATGGGACTACTatacttggctatctccggcagtCGCGTAGCAAAGGAATGGCGAGGCAGGGGACATGCTCGGCCTGCCCTCCATCAGGATGGGGAATCGGACACCCATTCTTGGTATCAGTTGGGGTCCCATCAGTTGGACTGGAAAActttgcacaacccctttcaACCACAGaaggatatatctatacattctaCTCTCTTCTATTGTGAAATTCTGCCTATCTAGCCTCCAGATGTCACAGcagagggataataaacacagtgatgtcacagtacagggataataaacacagtgatgtcatagtacaaggataataaacacagtgatgtcacagtacagggataataatcacagtgatgtcacagcacagggataataaacacagtgatgtcacagtacagagataataaacacagtgatgtcacagtgcagggataataaacacagtgatgtcacagtacaggataataaacacagtgatgtcacagtacagggataataatcacagtgatgtcacagcacagggataataaacacagtgatgtcacagtacagagataataaacacagtgatgtcacagtgcagggataataaacacagtgatgtcacagtacaggataataaacacagtgatgtcacagtacaggataataaacacagtgatgtcacagtgcagggataataaacacagtgatatcacagtacaggataataaacacagtgatgtcacagtacagggataataaacacagtgatgtcacagtgcagggataacaaacacagtgatgtcacagtacaggataataaacacagtgatgtcacagtacaggataataaacacagtgatgtcacagtacagggataataaacacagtgatatcacagtacaggataataaacacagtgatatcacagtacaggataataaacacagtgatgtcacagtacagggataataagcacagtgatgtcacagtacagggataataatcacagtgatgtcacagcacagggataataagcacaatgatgtcacagtacagggataataaacacagtgatgttacagtacagggataataaacacagtgatgtcacagtacagagataataaacacagtgatgtcacagtacagggataataaacacaatgatgtcacagtacaggataataaacacagtgatgttacagtacaggataataaacacagtgatgtcacagtacagggataataaacacagtgatgtcacagtacagggataataagcacaatgatgtcacagtacagggataataaacacagtgatgttacagtacagggataataaacgcagtgatatcacagtacaggataataaacacagtgatgtcacagtgcagggataataaacacagtgatatcacagtacaggataataaacacagtgatgtcacagtacagggataataaacacagtgatgtcacagtacaggataataaacacagtgatgtcacagtacagggataataaacacagtgatatcacagtacaggataataaacacagtgatgtcacagtacaggataataaacacagtgatgtcacagtacagggataataaacacagtgatgtcacagtacagggataataaacagtgatatcacagtacaggataataaacacactgatgtcacagtacagacataataaacacagtgatgtcacagtacaggataataaacacaatgatgtcaaaggattataaaacaaaaaaatcacaacACTCAggttatgattagggatgagcgaatcgactttggatgaaacatccgaagtcaattcgcataaaactttgtttcaatacgagCGCTCCgttcagtattagaatgtattgtctcctatgagccgaagttattactttgcgaagacttcacataataacttcataaattgatttatactgtaaaaagccATTTCACTAACTCGGGTTCGGTTACAAGGTccaacttggaaccgaacccgagttctggaaatgtttttttgaAGTCTAAAtcaatttttgaagttattatgtgaagtctcACATAATACTACTTGGAATCGAACCcgagttaggtagtttagcgtgataaATACAAATACCGAGTGCAACACAGATCTCAGGGGTGAAAATAAAGCACAAACTGCTCCAAAACGGCATGTATCTCCACCACTCCTTTAAATAATACATTGCCCAATCTCTAAAAAGATTATAACTTTTAGCAAAATATCCAGGGATCTTCCAAGTGCTGATTAGCTAGAAATGCTCACAGGATTTAGGTAATGCTGATAATGCATGTTTTTCAAATGTCACAATAAAGATTTGTAATTTCACATTAACATGTCAGATTAAAGGTTCTCATGCCAAAGCAAAGATTTTCCAAGATTGTCCTGGAGTCAACATCAGAGGACAGTTTTACAGCATAGTTGTAATGTGTTTTTATTGCTGTTCTTCACTTTCTTAGCCAATTTAGTACCTTAGAAAGCAGCTTTATTTCAACACACTCTATAGACCAAATGCAgtatccttagaataggtcatcaatatgtaaaacccctttacgctgggttcacaccggagtgttctgaaaggagcgctctgtatgcgcgattgtacgggcgtttacaatcgcgcatacagagacaagcaaacacacattgtcgcgcgttcccaaaagtctatgtacgggaacgcgcgacaaatgcccgaaaaaacgctcatgtacttgtttgagcgtcgggcgttttacagcgcgatcgtacgcgctgtaaaacgcccaggtgagaaccattcccatagggaagcattggtttctccttgttgggcgttttacagcgcttaggaacgcgctgtaaaacgctcaggtgtgaactgagagtTAATGTAAGAATCTGATAGCCCAGTTGTCTGCAATAGCTGATGAATAATTTGTGGAATCACACAAGACTGGGCAAATATTACAAAGCAGAAGAGGAGATTCCATTGCGTGAATTACAGTACAGTActctattttacatttttttatctatAATTTTATATACTGAATTTTTGATAATCCAGCACCTATTCCTGTTCGCACTGGCATCATAGCTTCGACTGAAAGCCATGACACTGTGTCAGTTTAGAATGGTGACCGACAGGTCTGTGTTTTGACAAGGTTTCTGTCATTTTGATGGTACGAATACTGCTGCATGctgtcaggggtgcaccaccaatgaggcgaggtgaggcaattgcctcaggcagcaccagataGGGgctagaggggggcagcggaaggcggattaggctactttcacactagcgttttagttttccggtattgagatccgtcataggggctctatacaggaaaaaaacgcttcagttttgtccccattcattgtcaatggggacaaaactgaactgaacaaaacggaacgctccaaaatgcattccgttccgtttagttgcgttcccataccggagcgcaaaccgcaacatgttgtattttgctttccgtcctgggatgcggagcaagacggatccggcatgactaccaatgcaagtcaatgggtacggatccgttttctctgccacaatagaaaacggatccgtcccccatagccttatctgtttctgcagtatagtattgggaagcacagtgggcacagtatgtggcgctgtattaccctgtatgtattttccaagtatgtctttaagggtccattcacacgtccgcaaaatgggtccgcatccgttccgcaattttgcggaacgggtgcagacccattcattttcaatggggccagaatgtgctgtccgcatccgcatttgcggatccgcatccgtatttgcagatccgcacttccgcatccgtgcttccgtttctgcaaaaaaatagaacatgttctagcattttcttttatagtgccagcgatgtgcggtccgcaaattgcagaatgcacattgccagtatcCGTgtccaaattgcggatccgcagaacacttacaggcgtgtgaatggaccctaagggctcatgcacacgacagtatggctttttcagtgttttgcggtctgttttttacggatccgttgttccattttttgtttccgttgtgttttagtttcctttttgttctgtttttccgtatgccatgtacagtatacagtaattacatagaaaaattgggctgggcataacattttcaatagatggttcagcaaaaacggaacggatacggaagacatacggatgcatttccgtatgtgttccgttttttttgcggacccgttggcttgaatggagccaagcaccgtgatttgcggacaagaataggacatgttctatcttttcacggtacggaaatactgaaacggaatgcacacggagacacttctgtttttttttgctgaaccattgaaatgaatggttcagtatatacactcacctaaagaatcattaggaacaccatactaatacggtgttggacccccttttgccttcagaactgccttaattctacgtggcattgattcaacaaggtgttgatagcattctttagaaatgttggcccatattgataggatagcatcttgcagttgatggagatttgagggatgcacatccagggcacgaagctcccgttccaccacatcccaaagatgctctattgggttgagatctggtgactgtgggggccattttagtacagtgaactcattgtcatgttcaagaaaccaattttccagtcttcaacagtccaatttttgtgagctcgtgcaaattgtagcctctttttcctatttgtagcggagatgagtggtacccggtggggtcttctgctgttgtagcccatccgcctcaaggttgtgcgtgttgtggcttcacaaatgctttgctgcatacctcggttgtaacgagtggttatttcagtcaacgttgctcttctatcagcttgaatcagtcggcccattctcctctgacctctagcatccacaaggcatttttgcccacaggactgccgcatactggatgtttttcccttttcacaccattctttgtaaaccctagaaatggttgtgcgtgaaaatcccagtaaggcctctttcacacttgcgttgtccggatccatcgtgtactccatttgccggaattacacgccggatccggaaaaacgcaagtgaactgaaagcatttgaagacggatccgtcttcaaaatgcgttcagtgttactatggcacccaggacgctattaaagtcctggttgccatagtaggagcggggagcgggggagcggtatatttacagtccgtgcggctcccggggcgctccagaatgacgtcagagcgccccatgcgcatggatgacgtgtccatgtgatcacgtcacccatgcgcgtgggggcgccctgacgtcactctgaagcgccccgggagccgcacggacggtaagtatgctgctcctccgctccccactacactttaccatggctgccaggactttagcgtccttgcagccatggtaaccactctgaaaaagctaaaagtcggatccggtaatgcgccgaaacgacgtttagcttaaggccggatccggatcaatgcctttcaatgggcattaattccggatccggccttgcggcaagtgttcaggatttttggccggagcaaaaagcgcagcatgctgcggtattttctccggccaaaaaacgttccagtccggaactgaagacatcctgatgcatcctgaacggatttctctccattcagaatgcattaggataaaactgatcaggattcttccggcatagagccccgacgacggaactctatgccggaagaaaagaacgcaggtgtgaaagagccctaagtgagcagattgtgaaatactcagaccggcccgcctggcaccaacaaccatgccacgctcaaaattgcttaaatcacctttctttcccattctgaccttcagtttggagttcaggagattgtcttgaccaggaccacccccctaaatgcattgaagcaactgccatgtgattggttgactagataattgtattaatgagaaatagaacaggtgttcctaataattctttaggtgagtgtataccgcatactgaactgaagaaaaaaaacagccagtatactgaacgcaaaatactgtcgtgtgcatgagcccttacagtagggctggagggaaggggttaggttaacaaattgacattgggggggttccgGCGCAGTTTGCGCACCCCTGCTTGCTGACAAAAGAGACAGAATCTTTGACAGAACCTCTGACAGAGGCTCGTAGCACAAGTGTGAACAGAGCATTAAACCTAATTTATGTTGACTAATACAAAGTGTTCCAAATTAATTCCTTTCGTTTTTCCATACTGACCTTGACTTTCTCCGTATCATATTTTCATTActgtaatgactatataaacggcTGTTTGAATTCATATAAACtggtagacagacagacagataatattatataataatataaattcATATAATCATCTGTACAATACTTAGAATACAAGTCAACCGGGTGTCACCTatacagacactgaaccagcagggggcgGCGGTGAGTTTGTAGCTAAAACTAAATCTGCAGATTTCCGGAATCACTGAGTGAATATGAAAAGATTATAGCACATAAATCAGGATCAGTAAAGACATGCAGTTTCAGAACTTTTGATTAATATATGCAGATTATATCCCGATATTGACTGTAGAATGATCTTCAATAATGCAGTAATATAATAACATAGGTTGTTAGGCTGAAAACAGACATCTCTCCATTCTGTTtaacctgttatcctgcaaagttaatcccagaggaaggtaaaaaaaaaaaaacataaggtaGTAACCAACTTtcctcattttaggaaaaatctaCTTCCTAGATccaaatcaggcaatcagataactccctggatccctgacccctctctagtagctatagcctgtaatattattaagctccagaaatacatccaggcccctcttaaactcttttagtgaactcaccatcaccacctcctcagacagagagctccatagtctcactgctcttaccgtaaagaatcctcttctatgtttgtgtacaaaccttctttcctccagacgcagaggatgttccctcgtcacagtcacagtcctggggataaatagctgatgggagagatctctgtactgacccctgatatatttatacatagtaattagatctcccctactttcacactagtgtttctattttccggtattgagatccgtcataggtgcTGAATACCATAgaaaaatgcttccattttgtccccattcattgtcaatggggacaaaatgaaactgaacagaacggaacgctccaaaatgcattccgttccgtttggttgcgttctcgtactggagagaaaactgctgcatgctgcggttttctttccgtcatgggagtaaaacccacaatgcCACAATCCAAGTCAGTGGGGGTGGATCAGTTTAACTCTGAccctatctgacacaatagaaaacggatccgttccccattaactttcaatgaagTTTGTGAcgcatccgtcttggcaatgttaaagataatacaaccggatccgttcataatggatgcagacagttgtattatcagcaacggaagtgtttttgctgaaccctgcccaatccagcaaaaacgctagtgtgaaagtagccttacttgtctTTTTtataaactgaataaccctaattttgataatctttcagggtactgtagttgccccattccagttattactttagttgccctcctctgaaccctctgcggctctgctatgtctgccttgttcacaggagcccagaactgtacacagtactccatgtgtggtctgatgatttgtaaagtggtaggactatgttctcatcacgggcatctatgcccccctttgatgcaacccattatcttattggccttggcagcagctgcctgacacagaaaaaaagacaatgcagaagcattctgcaaacacaaataaagtacaataatgccgtaATtctagaaaacattctggtggtAAGAATGCATTTATTtagcaaatttgagattcttggcaaatacattttgtacaaaattatttgggtccgtctgccaaacgtcaaggtgatctctataagacgggaacctaacactaaatcctacctgttatgtgccttaatggccaccataaaattcagggagtgcaggttccacatgcttgCTGGGTCCActtctgctttttaccatttttggtgccataacggcctccattaaatccagggatgcaggtaccaacatgcatgctgagcccattgtatacttctcctggtgccaaatggcttccaataaatacaatgagagcaggctacagctttatacttactctAATCAAAATCAGCCCATGGGCCAGACAGGCCAATCACGGGTGCAAGACGAACTGGAGTCTGCCACACCTCCAGAAccagtacaactgcaaaaaaaggggaAGAATCTCAAGATTCTCAAATTTGCAaagtaagcgtagcattagcaccagaatcttttctataatgttttttttCGATGTGTGGATTCACCTACATACCATAGTAAGAGCAGgtcaatcagtgtgaggagacttggacacaggcctctcacccagttaagccagttctctctgctctgcactgatgaagggcaatcaccctgaaacagctgtctgcagatgaggtgctggcttatttaatatttcatagaatagctgccttacatctggtggctttagaggcagagcttgttaagagcacaTTTGCATCACTTCTCTCATAGTAAGAGCAGGGATGTCAAACTCATggccctacagctgttgcaaaactccaaCTTCCATCATGCCTGGGCAGCCTACAGCTGTCACAGCATTCTGGGAgttctagttttgcaacagctagagggccacgAGCGTGACATCCCTGACATAGAGGGAGACCATGCTATTGTGTCCTTGGAGAGACATAGTCCCATACTCTGTTACTGGATGGCCAGAACTTCTGCAAGACTTCTCTCCCCAGACCCCAGAGGAACTATTAGCAGAACAAAATAGTACAGTGCTGGCTAAAGGATCATGGAAAGGGAAAGGGAAGACAAAATATCAGACTCTTCTGTTTTGGCAAGCAAAACCTGGCACCACAATGAGGGGTGGGGGGTGGCAATCTTTATGTATGCTGTAGCCACTGGAAAACGTAAAACATGACTATATAATGTTGTTGTAAGAAGATATACGTGACACCTACTGTATATTAAAAATTAATCACAAAACATTGTGTATTACAGAATTTGCCTTGTACAAATCCTTGCCCTACCAGTCCCTGTCTGTGGACACCTTTACCTATATGAATGATGAGTACGTGGTCATTGCTCAACCGTTTACTGGCAAATGTGTCTTCTTGGAGTGGGATCATGTGGAAATGTCCTTCAGGAATTATGACAACATCACAGGTATTACTGATGACCAGCTAATGATAAAATACTGTATATCGATGTGTAAGTGCTCATCATGGGTCCCTAaaccaagtttttttttgttatcctAGGCACATCTACTGTGGTCTGCAAACCCATAGTCATTGAGAAGCAGCTCTATGTGATAGTGGCCCAACTGTTTGGTGGCTCTCATATTTACAAGAGAGATATTTTTGCAAACAAGTTTATCAAGATCCAAGACATTGAAGTTATTAAGATCAGGAAGCCCAATGACATTGAGACTTTTAGGATAGATGACAACTGGTATTTTGTGGTTGCTGATAGCTCGAAAGCTGGTTGTACAACCATCTACAAGTGGAATGGAAATGGCTTTTATTCTCACCAGTctgtacatatgtggtatcgagaTACAGATGTGGAGTACCTTGAGATTGCCAACAAGCCACATCTCATTCTTTCTAGCAGCTCGCAACGCCCAATTATTTACCAGTGGAACAAGAAGTACAACAACTTCTCAAAGCATGCTGAGATACCAGACACAGAAGATGTGTATGCCGTCAAACACTTTTCTGCCAAGGATGATGTCTACCTCTGCCTAACGAGATTCATTGGAGATTCCAGGGTCATCAAATGGGAAGGAGGTTCAGTCATTTCAGATATTCAAAGGATGCCTTCTCGCGGCTCTATGGTTTTCCAGCCTTTACAGATTAACAACCACAAATATGCTATCCTGGGC
This window of the Bufo bufo chromosome 6, aBufBuf1.1, whole genome shotgun sequence genome carries:
- the LGI1 gene encoding leucine-rich glioma-inactivated protein 1 → MGNGTRLHRRFALFYCISVGLLLINEIEGRRPSKSKCPTWCTCTKDNALCENAKTIPRTFLPDVISLSFVRSEFTEIPEGSFSHIPSLQLLLFTSNTFDAISDDAFTGLPHLEYLFIENNKIKSISRNAFRGLKSLIHLSLANNNLQSLPKDVFKGLDSLTNVDLRGNSFHCDCKLKWLVEWLDKTNATVEQIYCESPPEYKGRKINSLSAKDFDCITTEFALYKSLPYQSLSVDTFTYMNDEYVVIAQPFTGKCVFLEWDHVEMSFRNYDNITGTSTVVCKPIVIEKQLYVIVAQLFGGSHIYKRDIFANKFIKIQDIEVIKIRKPNDIETFRIDDNWYFVVADSSKAGCTTIYKWNGNGFYSHQSVHMWYRDTDVEYLEIANKPHLILSSSSQRPIIYQWNKKYNNFSKHAEIPDTEDVYAVKHFSAKDDVYLCLTRFIGDSRVIKWEGGSVISDIQRMPSRGSMVFQPLQINNHKYAILGSDYSFTQVFHWDVEKGKFVKFQELNIQAPRSFTHVSIDKHDFLFASSFKGATQIYEHVIIDLSA